One genomic segment of [Phormidium] sp. ETS-05 includes these proteins:
- a CDS encoding DUF1232 domain-containing protein: MTSDSWTNDQGQIMKLPAQLISQFYLRTLRHPTYRWGLILGTFLYLFSPIDLSPDLLPLLGQIDDIAIVMLLVNSCSQIITEWLQTRGLNTANFSPKSEKATDNKTQTIDVDAVSID, from the coding sequence GTGACAAGTGACTCTTGGACAAATGACCAAGGACAGATTATGAAATTACCCGCCCAATTGATTTCCCAATTTTATCTCCGCACCCTCCGCCATCCTACCTATCGCTGGGGCTTGATTTTAGGCACATTCCTCTATCTGTTCAGTCCCATAGACCTGTCCCCCGACCTTCTCCCCCTCCTCGGACAAATAGACGATATTGCCATCGTCATGCTTCTAGTTAATAGTTGCTCCCAAATTATCACCGAATGGCTGCAAACTCGCGGTTTAAATACCGCCAATTTTTCCCCAAAATCCGAAAAAGCTACCGATAACAAAACCCAGACGATTGATGTAGATGCAGTTTCCATTGACTAA
- a CDS encoding glycosyltransferase family 2 protein: MQKISLLCPTRDRPQKALRLALSILETATHPERVEILFYLDSDDPTTEDYLSQFRAHQPQLSRFLRCPFIIGDPISISKSWNELASRCQGDILIMAADDQTYDTLGWDVRLDAEIQKFPDNIFCMWFNDGHWGEKLCTFPIVSRQWYTTLGYFTTGMFECLYDDLWIMDIGRILGRLHYIPDILTEHYHWSYGKSEIDPTYERHQVNAEGKLKPAVQRDLNLFKRTTHYRELDARRLATIMKR; encoded by the coding sequence ATGCAGAAAATCTCTCTCCTCTGTCCCACACGCGATCGACCCCAAAAAGCCCTCCGCTTGGCCTTAAGCATCCTAGAAACCGCAACCCACCCAGAACGAGTGGAAATTCTCTTTTATCTCGACTCCGACGACCCCACCACAGAGGACTACCTCAGCCAATTTCGAGCCCATCAACCGCAACTCTCCCGCTTTCTCCGCTGTCCCTTCATCATCGGCGACCCCATCAGCATCTCTAAATCCTGGAACGAATTAGCCAGCCGCTGTCAAGGGGATATCTTAATTATGGCCGCCGACGACCAAACCTATGATACCCTCGGTTGGGACGTGCGCTTAGATGCAGAAATCCAAAAATTCCCCGATAATATCTTCTGTATGTGGTTCAATGACGGTCACTGGGGCGAAAAACTCTGCACCTTTCCCATAGTAAGTCGCCAATGGTACACCACCCTCGGCTATTTCACCACCGGGATGTTTGAATGTCTCTATGATGACTTATGGATTATGGATATTGGCCGCATCCTCGGACGCCTCCATTACATCCCCGACATCCTCACCGAACATTATCACTGGAGTTATGGCAAATCAGAAATTGACCCCACCTATGAACGCCACCAAGTCAACGCCGAAGGTAAACTCAAACCCGCCGTCCAAAGAGACCTCAATCTATTTAAACGCACCACCCACTATCGCGAATTAGACGCCCGCCGTCTCGCCACCATTATGAAACGTTAA
- a CDS encoding M48 family metallopeptidase yields MTNDNKRGVSPMKPLHRKFPRYGIAIFFLLMATISPWMGNPPVAASTPVAAPESSEPPSESSEPPPETSEPEGETEETTPPELDPTLQLLIEADKLYQAGDIRGAETLYRQAKPPWPQHPDSTTGSQAAPITDPNLLSPGCGVYWREAQAGLERNLETRIFVPLKLLVEQCPEFLPGHITLATAHQKYSRLPDAIAVMERATTLYPDDPQLLRTKIEVLVASKQWLEASITARRFSLLNPEHPEAAEFTLIADENLGKFRSYIRKMITGNAIANVITGAASIALTGNPIGAISAVETLLILSKGESGIGESITKDALENLPIVEDEEIVAYINQLGQKLAKVAGRDDFQYEFYVILDPEINAFALPGGKVFVNAGAIVNSDSEAELAGLLAHELAHAVLSHGFQMVTHGNLVSSIARSFPFGGTLTNLLVLDYSRDMERQADLLGTRILVAAGYAADGLRNLMVALKEKYGSSSPILKGLSTHPPTQERITYLETLILRNGYNRYTYEGVETHQKIKARVMSLLDEVETESTSE; encoded by the coding sequence ATGACAAATGACAACAAACGCGGAGTATCTCCTATGAAACCGCTTCATCGCAAATTCCCCAGATACGGTATTGCCATCTTCTTCCTTTTGATGGCGACAATTTCCCCCTGGATGGGCAATCCCCCCGTGGCTGCCTCTACCCCTGTGGCGGCCCCCGAGTCCTCCGAGCCTCCTTCTGAGTCCTCCGAGCCTCCCCCCGAAACGTCCGAACCAGAGGGTGAGACCGAGGAGACCACCCCACCAGAGCTAGATCCAACCCTGCAACTGCTCATAGAAGCTGACAAACTATATCAAGCGGGGGATATTCGTGGGGCAGAAACCCTCTATCGCCAAGCTAAGCCGCCGTGGCCACAACATCCAGACTCTACCACAGGGTCACAAGCTGCCCCGATTACTGACCCGAACCTCCTCTCTCCCGGTTGTGGAGTATATTGGCGGGAAGCGCAAGCGGGACTGGAAAGAAATCTGGAAACTCGCATCTTTGTGCCGCTGAAACTTTTGGTGGAACAATGCCCGGAATTTCTCCCCGGACATATCACCCTCGCCACTGCTCATCAAAAATATAGCCGTCTCCCGGATGCGATCGCGGTGATGGAGCGGGCGACCACACTTTATCCCGATGACCCCCAACTCCTGAGAACTAAAATTGAAGTTTTGGTGGCTTCCAAGCAGTGGTTAGAGGCTTCTATTACTGCCCGTCGGTTTAGCCTACTTAACCCAGAACACCCCGAAGCGGCGGAATTTACCCTGATTGCCGATGAAAACCTCGGCAAATTCCGATCTTATATCCGCAAAATGATTACCGGTAATGCCATTGCTAATGTTATTACCGGAGCTGCCAGTATCGCCCTCACCGGCAATCCGATCGGCGCCATTTCTGCGGTGGAAACCCTGCTCATTTTATCTAAAGGGGAATCAGGTATCGGGGAAAGTATCACCAAAGACGCCCTGGAAAACCTCCCCATCGTTGAAGATGAAGAAATAGTGGCTTACATTAACCAGCTAGGGCAAAAATTGGCCAAAGTTGCCGGACGGGATGATTTTCAGTATGAGTTTTATGTGATTTTAGACCCGGAAATCAATGCTTTTGCCCTGCCCGGGGGGAAGGTATTTGTCAATGCCGGAGCGATCGTCAACTCCGACTCGGAAGCTGAACTGGCGGGCCTTCTAGCTCACGAACTGGCTCACGCGGTTCTCTCCCACGGATTCCAGATGGTGACGCATGGCAATTTAGTCTCCTCGATCGCCCGTAGCTTCCCCTTTGGCGGCACCCTCACCAACCTCCTCGTTCTCGACTACAGCCGGGATATGGAGCGTCAAGCGGACCTTCTGGGCACCCGCATCCTCGTTGCTGCCGGATACGCCGCCGACGGTTTGCGCAACCTCATGGTAGCGCTCAAAGAAAAATATGGCTCTAGCAGCCCCATCCTCAAAGGACTTTCTACCCACCCACCCACCCAAGAGCGCATCACCTACCTAGAAACCCTCATTCTCCGCAACGGCTACAACCGTTATACATATGAAGGTGTAGAAACACACCAAAAAATCAAAGCCCGGGTTATGTCCCTTCTTGATGAAGTTGAAACCGAATCAACATCAGAATGA
- a CDS encoding tetratricopeptide repeat protein, giving the protein MTNDNQAVFHFENALKLANQNQWQAAASELQQALQLKPDYAEAYSNLGIVWRRLGNLEASVNALETAIKLNPNLFEAHFSLGNTLLELGKIEAAISEYDRASQLKPNVTAPLAQMAIALAALGNIQAAADRWRTVIHLQPDNAEAHWDLYELLTNSNNFAAARAATIQYINSCPHSIIMSSIAFISSHFRSGIATTAREKFAELEAYLLNLPHSSSSPTPREIQCLYHNYLFAMPHLRDNLAANSRLIRYISGKYTPTTPIKPAPSPQSGNRVSGEDSSFRYETLGLRNPVSPLKIGIISRHFRRHAVGWCSIHTIQELSHITPHLYLYHTSQKPPENSDYITQTFQQTATQFYQPKTLNSTAEEIIQEIRNDQIDVLVDLDAITVKTNIEILRQKPAPICISWLGFDAPFISDKHYFLGDWHTLPPGREPYYQEQLLRMPNSFVAVSGFEFDKTAEIFSRKALRIAPEQIVYLSTIPGKKINPETAKAQVQILAAVPHSVLIYKGKGDATIIESIYQQQCQEIGVGFHRIKFLPFAATEELHRSIYQIADIFLDSYPYNGGSHTLEALWFNLPVVTRVGEQFLPNG; this is encoded by the coding sequence ATGACCAATGACAACCAAGCAGTTTTCCACTTTGAAAATGCCCTAAAATTGGCTAATCAAAACCAATGGCAAGCGGCTGCAAGTGAATTGCAGCAGGCATTACAGCTTAAACCAGACTATGCCGAAGCCTACAGCAATTTAGGCATAGTTTGGCGACGGTTGGGCAACTTGGAAGCATCAGTAAACGCATTAGAAACAGCCATCAAACTCAACCCCAATTTATTTGAAGCCCATTTCAGCCTAGGCAATACATTGTTAGAATTGGGAAAAATTGAAGCTGCCATCAGCGAGTACGATCGAGCCAGCCAACTCAAACCCAATGTCACAGCTCCTTTAGCTCAAATGGCCATAGCTTTAGCCGCATTAGGCAATATTCAAGCCGCAGCCGATCGGTGGCGAACCGTAATTCATCTGCAACCCGATAATGCCGAAGCTCATTGGGATTTATACGAGTTATTGACAAATTCCAATAATTTTGCCGCCGCCAGGGCAGCAACAATACAATACATCAATAGCTGTCCTCACAGCATCATTATGAGCAGCATTGCCTTCATTAGCAGCCACTTTCGCTCCGGTATCGCTACTACAGCCAGAGAAAAATTTGCCGAACTAGAAGCATATTTACTAAATTTACCCCATAGCTCCTCCAGCCCCACACCACGAGAAATCCAGTGCCTCTATCATAACTATTTATTTGCCATGCCCCACCTACGGGATAACCTAGCAGCCAACAGCCGCCTAATTCGTTATATATCTGGCAAATATACCCCCACAACCCCGATAAAACCAGCCCCATCTCCCCAATCCGGAAACCGGGTTTCTGGCGAAGACTCATCATTTAGGTACGAGACTCTTGGTTTAAGAAACCCGGTTTCTCCCCTAAAAATCGGTATAATTTCCCGGCATTTTCGTCGTCACGCCGTCGGTTGGTGCAGCATCCATACCATCCAAGAACTATCACACATCACCCCTCATCTGTACCTCTACCATACCAGCCAAAAACCACCAGAGAACAGCGACTATATTACCCAAACATTCCAGCAAACAGCCACCCAATTTTATCAGCCCAAAACCTTAAATTCAACCGCCGAAGAAATTATCCAAGAAATTCGCAACGACCAAATAGATGTCCTAGTTGACCTAGACGCCATCACCGTCAAAACCAATATCGAAATCCTCCGCCAGAAACCCGCCCCTATTTGCATCTCTTGGCTAGGATTTGATGCCCCCTTTATCTCCGATAAACATTACTTTCTCGGTGACTGGCATACCCTGCCTCCAGGCAGAGAACCATACTACCAAGAGCAACTCCTGAGAATGCCCAACTCTTTTGTAGCCGTATCGGGCTTTGAGTTTGACAAAACCGCTGAAATCTTTTCCAGAAAAGCCTTACGCATTGCCCCAGAGCAAATAGTTTACCTGTCCACCATACCGGGCAAAAAAATTAACCCCGAAACCGCCAAAGCCCAAGTACAAATTCTCGCCGCCGTCCCCCATAGCGTGCTAATCTACAAAGGCAAAGGCGATGCCACCATTATCGAATCTATCTATCAGCAACAATGCCAGGAAATTGGGGTGGGATTTCACCGGATTAAATTTCTCCCCTTCGCCGCCACCGAAGAATTACACCGGAGCATATATCAAATTGCCGACATCTTCTTAGACTCCTATCCCTATAATGGCGGCAGCCACACCCTAGAAGCCCTCTGGTTTAACCTTCCCGTCGTTACCCGGGTCGGCGAGCAATTTCTCCCGAATGGGTAA